From Streptomyces sp. SAI-135:
CGACGCCCCGTCACCGAAGCCCTGGAGCCAGGCCGGGGGCCTGCTGCGGATGTCCCCGGCGTCCTGGGGCCCTTGGCGCTTGCCCGCGAGCAACCCCATGGCGAGCGGGCTGCGGTTGATGCTCGCGAGCCCCGACTCCTCGCACAGGGCCAGCATGTCGGGCGCGTCCTGCATCACGTTCAGTGCGTGCTGTACGGCCGCGCAGTGCTCCCCCTCGGCGAACACCGCGGCGCGGGCCGGGTCGTCGGTGCTCCAGGCGTAGGCGCGGATGAGCCCCTCGGCCACGAACTGCTCGCACACGTCCCGCAGTTCGGCCGCGCGTACCGGGTCGAGGTCGGAGAGGTGGAGCTGGTACAGGTCGACGTGGTCGGTGCCGAGGCGGGCGAGGGACGCGGTGAGGGCGCGGCGGGCGTAGGCCGGGGTGTCGTCGTGGCCGGTGAGGGTGCGGGTGTCCTCGTCGAAGACGTTGCCCCACTTGGTGGCGAGGACGACGTCGTCCCGGCGCTTGCCGAGGGCACGGCCGAGGACGCGTTCGCTGTGCCCGGCGCCGTAGGTGTCGGCCGTGTCGAAGAAGGTGATGCCGAGGTCCAGGGCGTGCCGGACCGCCCGTACGGACTCCTCGTCGTCGACCTTGCCCCAGCCGAGCGGCTGGCCGTCGGCCGCCTGCCATTCCCCGCCGATCGCCCAGCAGCCGAAGCCGAGTGCGCTGACCTCGATGCCGGAGCGGCCCAGTGTGCGTGTGGTCTCCATGCCGCAGAACGCTAGGAGTTGGAGTGCGCTCCAGGGCAAGGGCTTTCTCGGGATTCAGGCCTGGCCGGTCTCGAAACGGGAGATCCTGCCGTCGTCCTCGACCGTGAAGTC
This genomic window contains:
- a CDS encoding aldo/keto reductase — protein: METTRTLGRSGIEVSALGFGCWAIGGEWQAADGQPLGWGKVDDEESVRAVRHALDLGITFFDTADTYGAGHSERVLGRALGKRRDDVVLATKWGNVFDEDTRTLTGHDDTPAYARRALTASLARLGTDHVDLYQLHLSDLDPVRAAELRDVCEQFVAEGLIRAYAWSTDDPARAAVFAEGEHCAAVQHALNVMQDAPDMLALCEESGLASINRSPLAMGLLAGKRQGPQDAGDIRSRPPAWLQGFGDGASADPEWLARIDALKEILTSEGRTLAQGALAWIWARSPRTVPIPGFRSVAQAEQNAGAMEKGPLTEAQLTEINRVLDR